One part of the bacterium genome encodes these proteins:
- a CDS encoding DUF4349 domain-containing protein, translating into MKSVLLILLLCFVACGKTGTHKKEEVAADDVNAVARGATEMKVDEMSGGEQQRQLMAKQVNQSIPKARMIIKIADLAMEIDKYDEAMTQIQMLTEQAGGYISNSITEIPYENVKRGTVNIRIPAVKFESVAGELKKLAKKIESEGVRGEDVTEEFYDLEARLENKRRTEKRFQEILRSANTVKEILDVEREISNVREEIDRFEGRKKFLLDQTGMSTINLTIHEPYPLTVSSSGGFWATIGEGFEDGFSGFAVTLSGLITFLIAGIPVFAAIFIVVFILVKWYRRSKTKHQAEKKS; encoded by the coding sequence ATGAAATCTGTATTATTGATTTTATTACTTTGTTTTGTAGCATGCGGTAAAACCGGGACCCATAAAAAAGAAGAAGTAGCCGCCGATGATGTCAATGCCGTTGCCAGAGGAGCTACGGAAATGAAAGTAGATGAAATGTCCGGTGGGGAGCAGCAACGACAGTTAATGGCCAAGCAGGTGAACCAATCGATTCCAAAAGCCAGGATGATTATTAAAATAGCTGACTTGGCAATGGAGATCGATAAATACGATGAAGCAATGACCCAAATTCAAATGCTTACAGAACAAGCCGGCGGCTATATTTCGAATTCAATTACAGAAATTCCATATGAAAATGTGAAACGTGGTACAGTAAATATCCGGATCCCGGCTGTTAAATTTGAGTCAGTGGCTGGAGAACTAAAAAAGTTAGCAAAAAAAATAGAGAGCGAAGGGGTTCGCGGCGAAGATGTGACCGAAGAATTCTACGATCTTGAGGCACGCCTTGAAAACAAGCGAAGAACAGAGAAACGCTTTCAGGAAATCTTAAGATCAGCCAATACCGTCAAAGAAATATTGGATGTTGAGCGGGAAATCTCCAACGTACGCGAGGAAATCGATCGGTTTGAAGGCCGTAAGAAATTTTTGCTCGATCAGACCGGCATGTCGACGATTAATCTCACGATTCACGAACCTTATCCGCTGACCGTCAGCAGCAGTGGTGGGTTTTGGGCAACAATCGGTGAAGGATTTGAAGACGGTTTTAGCGGGTTTGCCGTAACCTTAAGCGGACTGATAACTTTTTTGATTGCAGGAATTCCAGTGTTTGCCGCCATTTTTATAGTGGTTTTTATTTTGGTTAAATGGTACCGGCGTTCCAAAACGAAACACCAGGCTGAAAAAAAGAGCTGA